A region from the Anaerohalosphaeraceae bacterium genome encodes:
- the nfi gene encoding deoxyribonuclease V (cleaves DNA at apurinic or apyrimidinic sites) produces the protein MQIKHLHSWQVSPKEAALIQSRLAGQVQFCPLPKSIRTVAGLDCAFSADGLQIAAVMVVLSFPQLEVLEVAEARDRVRFPYVPGLLSFREAPVCLKAAEKLKNRPDVFLIDGQGVAHPRRLGLASHLGLCLDAPAIGCAKSRLCGVYEEPKTEKGCWSPLWVDGQTAGAVVRTRRGIKPLFVSVGHRAVLEEAVGFVLACCRRYRLPEPTRLAHQKVSLLKKQL, from the coding sequence GTGCAAATCAAACACTTACATTCGTGGCAGGTCAGCCCGAAAGAGGCCGCATTGATTCAGAGCCGACTGGCCGGTCAGGTACAGTTTTGCCCGCTTCCTAAATCCATCCGAACGGTTGCCGGCCTGGATTGTGCTTTCAGCGCGGATGGGCTGCAGATTGCGGCGGTGATGGTGGTGCTGTCGTTTCCGCAGCTGGAGGTGCTGGAGGTTGCAGAGGCCCGGGACAGAGTGCGTTTTCCGTATGTGCCGGGTCTTCTTTCGTTTCGCGAAGCGCCGGTCTGTCTGAAGGCCGCTGAAAAACTCAAAAACCGGCCGGATGTGTTTCTTATCGATGGACAGGGTGTTGCTCATCCCCGACGGCTTGGGCTGGCCTCGCATCTGGGGCTGTGTCTGGATGCTCCGGCCATCGGGTGTGCCAAAAGCCGCCTGTGCGGAGTGTATGAAGAACCCAAAACAGAAAAGGGTTGCTGGAGCCCGCTGTGGGTGGATGGTCAAACCGCGGGGGCTGTGGTGCGGACTCGCAGGGGCATAAAACCGCTGTTTGTTTCCGTCGGGCATCGGGCGGTTCTGGAGGAGGCGGTTGGATTTGTGCTGGCCTGCTGCCGGCGATACCGCCTGCCGGAGCCGACGCGCCTGGCCCACCAGAAAGTGAGCCTGCTGAAGAAACAGCTTTAA